The genomic DNA GAGATCGAGGAATTCCGGGAGGCGATCGCCCAGGGGGATACAGCCCATCAGCAGGCAGAATTGGGGGATATCCTCTTTACCCTGGTGCAATTGGCCCGGTGGCATGGCCTAGATGCGGCGGAAGCGCTCCATGACACCAATCAGCGGTTTGTGCAACGGTTGGCACGGGTGGAAGCCTTAAGCGAGAAACCCTTAGATCAGCAAACTCCGGACGTATTAGACCGCCTCTGGGCACAAGCCAAGCTAGAGTTGCAGCGCCCGTCTTAGCCTCCAGGATGATCTTCCCAACCTCACCGGTCAACTCCAGCGATCCCTCGACCCAATGTCGATTTTGGCCACCACCGATGGACTCACCCAAACCCTGACTCGACGACAGTTATTTTTGATGGCCGATCGCGAGTTCCACCGCAGCCAACGCCAGGGGAGGGATCTAGCCGTGCTACTGGTGGATATTGATCACTTTAAGGGGGTGAACGATACCTAGGGCCATCTCCAGGGGGATCACGTCTTGCAACAGGTGGCCGCCACGCTCCAGGGCAGCGTGCGGCAGATGGATTTGGGGGGACGCTATGGGGGAGCAGAATTTAGGGTGATTTTGCCCGAAACCAGGGAAGATCGAGCCATGACTGTGGCGGAATGGATGCGCCTTCAGATCAATCAGCTCGAAACTCCCTTAAGTCAGGGAACCCTCCAGACCAGCGTCAACATTACGGTTTATGAGGACTCAGATTCCTGTTTGGATATGGTGATCGATCGCGCTGACCAAGCCCTATACCCAGTCAAACCTGGGGTCCGGAACCGCTGCTGTTTCCAAGGCTGCCATGGCTCCACCCTCCATAGTTGCCTCGATCGTGGCCCAGTCCGCTAAAACCCTGGCAAACCCTATATTCCTGGCAAACCCTATAGCCCTAAATCAGCCTTAGCCGCTAGGGCTGCATCTAGCACCACCTCCGTGGGCAGAGATTCCCAGTCCACGACCCCCAAATCTGCATAAAAGGCTTCATCGTAGGCGCGGGTTTGTACCACCACCGGCATGGGCACCGCATGGCCCAGCAACAGGCATTGTTGTTTAGAATCCAGTTTGGCTAAGACCGATCGCAGGTTTTGCCCCCCCGATACCCCGGTGAAAATGGCATCAATGTCTTTCTCATCGTTGAGGAGGGCCGTAATCCGACTGCCAATTTGGGACATTACTTCCGGGTCAATACCAGAGGGTCGCTGATCCACCACCAACAGGGTCACAAAGTACTTGCGCATTTCGCGGGCAATGGTGCCAAAAATGGTTTGCTTGACGGTATTGGAGTCGAGAAAGCGGTGGGCTTCTTCGATAGTAATCATTAATTGCCGGGGGCGATCGTCGGGGTTCTTGGTTTGTAAAAACGTCTCAGCTTTGCGCACATAGGCTTGGTGAACTCGGCGGGAAATAGTGTTGGTAGCTAACATATAGGACAACATATTGGACTGGGAGCCAAATTCAATGACAATATGTTTACCCGCCTCTAGGGCTTGGATAATTTGAGCCACATAATTATGCTTGCAAGTGTTACGAATATACTTAAGATCATCAAGGCGAGTCAGTTTCCGTTGCAGGGCCATGATCGAGGCTTTACTGCCCATTTTGACCTCGCAAAATTCCTGAATCTCGGTATTGTTCATGGTCAATAACCGATTAATCCAAGCTTTGCCAAATTCATTGCGGAGAATAATGGCATTCTCCAAACTAGCCTCCGACAGGTTCAATTCATCCCGCACCAGCATCAAATCTTCCACATCGATTTGGTCATAGCTGATGTAAAGCTCCTGGGCATCCCGCACTCCCCGCCGACGGGTGGACTCCGGATCGAGGGTGTAGATCTGCACCTCATGGGGAAACAGTTGGCGCAACCCTTTGACGGTGCTCAGTTGTCGCCCTTCCCGGGTGGCTTCCCAGCCATATTCCGAGTGCATATCAAAAATAAGATTGACCGCCGCCTGTTTACGAATGGTGCCCGCCAACACCAAGCGAGTCAGGAAGGATTTACCGGTGCCTGACTTGCCAAAAATGCCATTACTGCGCTCCACAAAGCGATCGAGATCCAGACAAATCGGCACATCCATGTCAACGGGC from Prochlorothrix hollandica PCC 9006 = CALU 1027 includes the following:
- a CDS encoding helicase HerA domain-containing protein, which produces MSTDPPLGLVIQGSLSKGLEVRLHANVSVEEMRVGKFLVVRGQRSQFFCLLTDVSLGSASPRILANPPEPGNDFLQEVLAGSNIYGTVELAPMLMFTPKAEGNFKDSSSAQKRIAKGQRLGRGQSLDQQLTLGSFQAQSSENLELLPVKTIPSHFSQVYEARERDFRMVFGWEDDPHRRNFAIGRPVDMDVPICLDLDRFVERSNGIFGKSGTGKSFLTRLVLAGTIRKQAAVNLIFDMHSEYGWEATREGRQLSTVKGLRQLFPHEVQIYTLDPESTRRRGVRDAQELYISYDQIDVEDLMLVRDELNLSEASLENAIILRNEFGKAWINRLLTMNNTEIQEFCEVKMGSKASIMALQRKLTRLDDLKYIRNTCKHNYVAQIIQALEAGKHIVIEFGSQSNMLSYMLATNTISRRVHQAYVRKAETFLQTKNPDDRPRQLMITIEEAHRFLDSNTVKQTIFGTIAREMRKYFVTLLVVDQRPSGIDPEVMSQIGSRITALLNDEKDIDAIFTGVSGGQNLRSVLAKLDSKQQCLLLGHAVPMPVVVQTRAYDEAFYADLGVVDWESLPTEVVLDAALAAKADLGL